In Castanea sativa cultivar Marrone di Chiusa Pesio chromosome 6, ASM4071231v1, a single window of DNA contains:
- the LOC142637963 gene encoding uncharacterized protein LOC142637963, which produces MATLHSTITTHKLSPHAKSIAESKKTNFSPTVFSTQLFANKSKSNPPNNLSFSTQKRRNWAVGSVTEDREVVPVKNKLGEDQESRLLLNGSDEFQPLSPSEGREEEQGDDDFDRLVSKAVNATIVLGFGTFAVTKLLTIDLDYWHGWTLYEILRYAPEHNWIAYEQALKANPVLSKMAISGIVYSVGDWIAQCYEGKPLFEFDRTRMFRSGLVGFTLHGSLSHYYYQFCEALFPFQDWWVVPAKVAFDQTVWAAIWNSIYFVFLGFLRFESPTNIYNELKMTFSPMLTAGWKLWPFAHLITYGVIPVEQRLLWVDCVELIWVTILSTYSNEKSESRISEASSEANPTSSSSSPPKE; this is translated from the exons ATGGCAACTCTTCACAGCACCATCACCACCCATAAACTCTCTCCACACGCAAAATCCATCGCAGAATCCAAGAAAACCAACTTCTCTCCAACTGTCTTCTCCACCCAACTCTTCGCCAACAAGTCCAAGTCCAACCCACCAAATAATTTGAGCTTCTCAACCCAGAAAAGAAGGAACTGGGCCGTTGGGTCAGTCACAGAGGACAGAGAGGTGGTTCCAGTGAAGAATAAACTTGGTGAGGACCAAGAAAGCCGCTTGTTGCTTAATGGGTCTGACGAATTTCAGCCTCTTTCTCCATCTGagggaagagaagaagaacagGGTGATGATGATTTCGATAGGTTGGTTAGTAAAGCTGTCAATGCTACTATTGTGCTTGGATTTGGGACCTTTGCTGTCACCAAGTTGCTCACCATTGACCTCGATTACTGGCAT GGATGGACCCTTTATGAGATACTGAGGTATGCACCTGAACACAATTGGATTGCCTATGAACAAGCTCTCAAAGCAAACCCTGTTTTATCCAAAATGGCAATAAGTGGGATTGTGTACTCTGTAGGAGATTGGATTGCCCAA TGTTATGAAGGAAAGCCGCTTTTTGAGTTTGACCGGACACGCATGTTTAGATCAGGCTTAGTTGGGTTTACTCTCCATGGATCCCTTTCTCATTATTACTACCAATTTTGTGAG GCTCTTTTTCCTTTCCAAGATTGGTGGGTGGTCCCTGCTAAAGTTGCCTTTGACCAAACAGTGTGGGCGGCAATTTGGAACAGCatctattttgtgtttttggggtTCCTACGTTTTGAATCCCCtaccaatatatataatgaaCTAAAGATGACATTTTCGCCCATGCTGACT GCAGGGTGGAAGCTTTGGCCATTTGCCCATTTGATAACCTATGGTGTTATCCCTGTTGAACAAAGGCTTCTTTGGGTGGACTGTGTGGAGCTCATCTGGGTTACCATACTCTCAAC TTATTCAAATGAAAAATCAGAATCACGAATATCTGAGGCATCATCAGAAGCAAATCCTACTTCTTCATCAAGCAGTCCTCCTAAG GAGTAA